In Acinonyx jubatus isolate Ajub_Pintada_27869175 chromosome A3, VMU_Ajub_asm_v1.0, whole genome shotgun sequence, a genomic segment contains:
- the LOC106976042 gene encoding fumarylacetoacetate hydrolase domain-containing protein 2A isoform X1 — translation MLVSCRRLLTALLQAQKWPFQRSRNMRLVQFQAPHLMGPHLGLESGNDGGVINLNAFDPTLPKTMMEFLEQGEATLSVARRALAAQLPVLPRSEVTFLAPVTRPDKVVCVGMNYVDHCKEQNVPVPKEPIIFSKFASSIVGPYDEVILPPLSQEVDWEVELAVIIGRKGKHIKATDAMAHVAGFTVAHDVSARDWQMRRNGKQWLLGKTFDTFCPLGPALVTKDSIADPHNLKICCRVNGEVVQSSNTNQMVFKTEELIAWVSQFVTLYPGDVILTGTPPGVGVFRKPPVFLKKGDEVQCEIEELGVIINKVV, via the exons ATGCTGGTTTCTTGTAGAAGGTTGCTCACAGCTTTGCTGCAGGCTCAGAAGTGGCCCTTTCAACGCTCCAGAAATATGAGACTGGTGCAGTTCCAGGCACCCCACCTGATGGGACCTCACCTGGGCCTGGAATCAGGGAATGACGGGGGGGTCATTAACCTCAACGCCTTTGACCCCACACTGCCCAAGACAATGATGGAGTTCCTGGAGCAGGGAGAGGCCACTCTCTCGGTGGCAAGAAG AGCTCTGGCTGCCCAGTTGCCAGTCCTACCACGGTCAGAGGTGACCTTTCTGGCCCCTGTCACACGGCCAGACAAGGTGGTGTGTGTGGGAATGAATTATGTGGACCACTGCAAAGAGCAGAACGTTCCTGTGCCCAAGGAGCCCATCATCTTCAGCAAGTTTGCCAGTTCCATCGTGGGTCCCTACGACGAGGTCATCCTCCCACCCTTGAGCCAG GAGGTGGACTGGGAGGTGGAGCTGGCTGTGATCATTGGAAGGAAAGGCAAGCACATCAAG GCCACAGATGCCATGGCTCACGTAGCCGGCTTCACTGTGGCTCATGATGTAAGTGCTCGTGACTGGCAAATGAGACGCAATGGAAAGCAGTGGCTGCTGGGAAAAACCTTTGACACCTTCTGCCCCCTGGGCCCTGCCTTGGTGACCAAGGACAGTATAGCAG aTCCACACAACTTAAAGATCTGCTGCCGAGTGAACGGGGAAGTGGTCCAGAGCAGCAACACCAACCAGATGGTGTTTAAGACAGAAGAGCTGATAGCCTGGGTCTCCCA GTTCGTGACTCTTTACCCAGGGGATGTCATCCTGACTGGGACGCCCCCAGGTGTTGGTGTATTCAGGAAACCTCCAGTCTTTCTCAAG AAGGGTGATGAAGTTCAGTGTGAAATCGAAGAACTAGGCGTCATCATCAACAAGGTGGTGTGA
- the LOC106976042 gene encoding fumarylacetoacetate hydrolase domain-containing protein 2A isoform X2 → MRLVQFQAPHLMGPHLGLESGNDGGVINLNAFDPTLPKTMMEFLEQGEATLSVARRALAAQLPVLPRSEVTFLAPVTRPDKVVCVGMNYVDHCKEQNVPVPKEPIIFSKFASSIVGPYDEVILPPLSQEVDWEVELAVIIGRKGKHIKATDAMAHVAGFTVAHDVSARDWQMRRNGKQWLLGKTFDTFCPLGPALVTKDSIADPHNLKICCRVNGEVVQSSNTNQMVFKTEELIAWVSQFVTLYPGDVILTGTPPGVGVFRKPPVFLKKGDEVQCEIEELGVIINKVV, encoded by the exons ATGAGACTGGTGCAGTTCCAGGCACCCCACCTGATGGGACCTCACCTGGGCCTGGAATCAGGGAATGACGGGGGGGTCATTAACCTCAACGCCTTTGACCCCACACTGCCCAAGACAATGATGGAGTTCCTGGAGCAGGGAGAGGCCACTCTCTCGGTGGCAAGAAG AGCTCTGGCTGCCCAGTTGCCAGTCCTACCACGGTCAGAGGTGACCTTTCTGGCCCCTGTCACACGGCCAGACAAGGTGGTGTGTGTGGGAATGAATTATGTGGACCACTGCAAAGAGCAGAACGTTCCTGTGCCCAAGGAGCCCATCATCTTCAGCAAGTTTGCCAGTTCCATCGTGGGTCCCTACGACGAGGTCATCCTCCCACCCTTGAGCCAG GAGGTGGACTGGGAGGTGGAGCTGGCTGTGATCATTGGAAGGAAAGGCAAGCACATCAAG GCCACAGATGCCATGGCTCACGTAGCCGGCTTCACTGTGGCTCATGATGTAAGTGCTCGTGACTGGCAAATGAGACGCAATGGAAAGCAGTGGCTGCTGGGAAAAACCTTTGACACCTTCTGCCCCCTGGGCCCTGCCTTGGTGACCAAGGACAGTATAGCAG aTCCACACAACTTAAAGATCTGCTGCCGAGTGAACGGGGAAGTGGTCCAGAGCAGCAACACCAACCAGATGGTGTTTAAGACAGAAGAGCTGATAGCCTGGGTCTCCCA GTTCGTGACTCTTTACCCAGGGGATGTCATCCTGACTGGGACGCCCCCAGGTGTTGGTGTATTCAGGAAACCTCCAGTCTTTCTCAAG AAGGGTGATGAAGTTCAGTGTGAAATCGAAGAACTAGGCGTCATCATCAACAAGGTGGTGTGA